TATTTGAAGTCATTTTACCCATGACAGAGTCAGCCGAAGAGATGATTGCCATTCAAGAATCGTTTAAAGAGTTGGCGTCGTTAAAACATCCGCTGCACAACTTCGAGAGAGGTGGCCTGACCCATATTGAACTTATCCCACTTTTTGAACAAGTCGATGTTATTATCGCGTCTGCTCATATTTTGGAAACGTACTTGGCACTTCATGAGCGAATCTTTCATTTTACACCAGCGTACATTCGGCCGTACCTCGCCCGTTCAGATCCAGCATTGAATTCCGGATTAGTGCCAACCGTACTGGCCATAAAAATTGCTTTGTCTCGTTATCAAGAGCTTGAACAGAGAACTGGGGTGCGGCTGTACCCAATCATCGGTTCAGCTTGTTTGCCATTTCGTGGGGGACTAACACCCGATACAGTGGCAGAATTTTGTCACGAGTATCGAGGTATAAAAACTGCGCTTTTGCAAAGTGCTTTTCGGTATGATTTTGACAAAAAAAAGGTTCTCGAAGCAATCCGCCTGCTCGAAACGATGCTCCCCTTAGGCGAGGCAGCAACGATTACGCCATCGGAAGAACAGAAGCTACTAACGCTCATTACATACTTTGAGGGGGCTTACCAGCGAACGGTTGAGGGCATTGCGCCAATTATCATGCAGGTTGCTTCTGCGTTGCCACGACGACGGGAGCGAGTGCAGCATATTGGTCTTTTTGGTTATTCACGGAGTCTTGGAAAAGTGCAACTGCCTCGTGCCATAGGTTTTACTGGTGCGCTG
This genomic window from Patescibacteria group bacterium contains:
- the ppcA gene encoding phosphoenolpyruvate carboxylase, whose translation is MNRKIPATMVSQHPDQAGTPYWHTEAFISTQQETHECFLSFSELGVSEYKWDWEGKFVDESVIERLLAEHLEYFKNFPLGKDKFLTFRLPNPKVETEFRLGRAFMGILGAAGLAKEVGLHAPPLFEVILPMTESAEEMIAIQESFKELASLKHPLHNFERGGLTHIELIPLFEQVDVIIASAHILETYLALHERIFHFTPAYIRPYLARSDPALNSGLVPTVLAIKIALSRYQELEQRTGVRLYPIIGSACLPFRGGLTPDTVAEFCHEYRGIKTALLQSAFRYDFDKKKVLEAIRLLETMLPLGEAATITPSEEQKLLTLITYFEGAYQRTVEGIAPIIMQVASALPRRRERVQHIGLFGYSRSLGKVQLPRAIGFTGALYSLGVPPELIGTGRGIKYAEENMGVDLLEKYYIGLRRELKRAGGFLCKEGLARLATLSPEWKEVEQDVQYIEAYLGERLGPVTKDEIEHANIVQKVHARLEAGESFEEYLQPLAVLRKSIG